Part of the Impatiens glandulifera chromosome 8, dImpGla2.1, whole genome shotgun sequence genome is shown below.
GCACTCCCATCAGAATGAGCGGTTAGACCCATGACTAGGTCAGGCCTAGGACATGGTGGGTAGTAGTTTAACCTAACAGCTTGGACGGACTCGCCAAACATCTTCTCAAAGGTGTCCTCATTCAATCCGAGACTCATGGCGATAAATCCCAACAACTTTTGAATCATCTTCCTCACTTCCTTCGAGTATTCCTCTAACGTTTCgctaaataaaaagaaaaaaaatattacatacaTATACACATAATAATTTCTTTCATTTCTTATAAATTGACAACTAATATCATGACTTGTATTGTaatagtttgaaaaaaaataataccaaAATGTGACAGGCTCATGCGGCCACAAATGTGGCTGACGGATAGAATCAGGGATCACTCCGAGGGCAAACATGTTGCACCAATCGAGCTTTTGCTCCTCGGAGAAGACGAAAGCTTGACCATAACCTTGAATTGTACCCGGCAACATGGGATACTTTTTCTTTTCCTCCAAAGGTAGTTTAAAGAAATCCATCACCACTTTCTCAAAGTTATCCAACAATTCGAGGTCAATCCCATGGTTTACCACCTTCAAacatttgtttataaataaaaaatcataatattatgaGATCTAGTTTTCATATCAAGACCATTTCAAACGCGGGCACCTATATCTAGCTAGATTTCTTCTAcctataaaatgaataattgcaTAGTTGAGATTTTTTCAATATatgttaacaaattataatgGGTTTTTTAAGGGTAAAATACATATAGGGTAATTATAAATTGGTAAAAACaactaattaattacttaattataaataGGCTTAAAGATTGATGTCTATAAACTTACTTAGTTCATCCTTCATTATTAATGTCCCTATatgaataaaatcaattataacattaaatttGTACAATGAACTTAAAAGATCATGAATTAATGAGGAAATCTtgacaaaaaaatgttaatgaaAGCATACTATGGTTAACTTAAATTTAatcatatcatttaatttataattattcagctcaattttttttttattgtacgAAACTAATATGCCGTTTTCTTTATCTTAAAGACGTTCTAAATAAGAATCGAACCTCTAACATTTGATATCTAATAAACCAATTTGCAACTTAAGCTAGCTACTTAGTAAgttaagaataaattaattgaataaaatgaacttaaataTAATCTGATcgtttaaaaatcaataaaatttatctttatccGAATAGTTGTATAAATTtcttaatgaaataattaatttatatacacATACCTGGAAGAAACCCCATTCTTCACATGAAGCCACAAGCTTCAAGAGCTCGATGTCAAATTCATCTTTGTTAACCTTCATCAGAAGCTTCGATAAGTCGATAATAGGTATAGAAGTTGAAAGAGAAGTGTTAACATTTTTGAGCGATTGTCTTTCGTCGATGTCCTTCACAAATCTTTCGGGAATAGCAGTTTTTTTCGAGTTCCCAAGTTCTTGGACATCATGGATGTATCCAACCTTGATTGTATGAGCCATGAGTATAACAATCAGCTTTCCTAAGTTCCTATTTATAGGaatcaatattttgatttaattgatattaaaatatttgagacatatatatatatatatatatatatatatataagttaagctttaaattaaattaatgtttatagatagatattaatagtaattttttttccttttcataCTAGCATTTATACTTAGTAggttaacataaatattataatatatttataaaatattatattatgttatcataatattatgataatattactattatattaatatattagacttGTCTTACTTAATTCAgtatataacatttaataaattatcCTTCTTTCTAACCTGGCAAATCTTttcataactatatatatatctgtAAATATAAACAGGATTAttaatatcataatattatattatgttatcataatattatgataataatattattattattatattaatatattagacttataatcttatttaatttaatatataacatttaatacattattcttctttctAATGTGGTAAATCTTTTCATAGCTATTTTCCCAAAAATCTTTTCATAACtatatatctttaaatataaacaggattatattaataaaaactagtgttaataatatatttgtatatttctataatactaaatgagtaatgatagagagcggAAAAAAATGAGGTGTTACTTtctaaattgattaaaaatttaataggaggaaaaattttcaaattttcagtCCAATTAAAAAGTGACACATCATCCCCTATACCAAGTTTACTCATACTAAATATACAACACCTTTTTTTAATTAGCAGTTGTGgaaacaaaataagtaaaattattctttgggttatttaaattaatccaaATCCAAAAAGTATATTTTCAgtaagtattaaaattttacctacacaatttataaattatttttaataaataaaatcaaaataattgagattaaggccaaaaaatgattaaataaataattggattaattattgtaataattaaatcataattaattaagataatgactaataaaataatttgggataaatgttatacttattttatttcaaattaattttaagaaaattaaggggaattaaaataaataatttatgataaaagtTGTATCCATTAtatcccaaaaattatttattaaaaaatatatttatgtatacaaaaaaaatgtcttatttattaaaaaaaatattttatatgttaaaaatggAGCAAAAAgggattgaaaaaaaataaatttcaaacaaggTCTAAGACTGAAAAAATGGCCAGAATCTACTGTAATCAAAATCCGAAGAGATTAGTGCAACAGACCTCACAACCATTGGGTGGGCGCTAACTTATCATCCAACGCCCATCAACCGACCGCGTATCCCGCTGCAACAGAAGAAAGGCGCTTCCGCACAGTAGCAGGTTGGCAGACGGACACCTCCAACGACGTCAAACCAAACGCGTGCGGATCGTCCATTGCCAACGAAACACGGACAAAATGTCCTGCGTTCGATTATTTGCCCGAAACGACAATGTTTCGCCTGTCTTGTCTTCTTCCTCACGACGACGAACCAGATAAGAACAAGcttccatctttgatttttcaaagatggaactttgtCGTTTCTTCACCTTTTGACTTtgttcaaaaggtgaaatggtCACCCGTGATCATTTCCCTACCCTTTGAGGTAGTATCATTGCATATACAGACAATTGGCTGGAGATCAAATAAAATACCAGTAATGGTCTTTTGACGAAATCCAATTCACTCTCCACCTAATAATCAAGCCCAAACAAAAATCCACCATGGATGATCTTCAAGCTtttttgaaatttcaaaaatttcgTATAAGGATGTAAGGTTCTAATCCATGCATTTAGAAAGTTTCTAAAAGAgttaaggagtgttcttcaactaCATGTAAGCTTTCAGTCACATTGTAATTCgaattaccaaaaaaaaatacaatttagtTTGACTAGTTTCATATACTACTTGATTATCTAATTTTTTGATTGGAAAACGATCCTATGATTATTTATAAGCTTTCTATTGAAGCAAACTgaatcaatcaacctaaatcagaaataccaaaatttaattttgattttttttcaaaattgggtttctgctcaagaacaacaacctaGAAAGATTCCCAGCGTGTTTTTAATGATCTTAAGAACAtattaaaactaatttcaagtcatcccgatcatgtttgatcaataactaatttttttataaaaacaaaaaatttagttCTTGAAATGGTTAAAACGAAAAGTCAATGTTTTATGTTCTAGTTTTTTATTCAACTATGAAGCATAAAGAAGCTATTGACAAGCTCATTACGCTTCATTAAGTCATAAAAATCAAAaacctatttttttaatctcaaaATTGTTTGAGTTAAATGGGACCTCATCCCGATCAATAACACATCATGGTgatattataaatgatcattAGGACCATATGAAGCTTCTCATGCCCTTGGATCAAAAGATCGAAACCACaatcaaaaacatcaaacatctagtttgatgttcttgagacCAAGTAAAGTTAGCACAAGGCTAACTTGGGCCGAGAGCTCATtgcacctaggaccgaggaaagttatCCCAatgttagcctaggaccgatgaaaTTTTAGCCTATGTCTAAGCTAGAGTTAGCTTATGACTGAGGACTTTCGCACCCCGACCAAAGAACCAACACCCCGACTGAGGGATCCTGACCTAGGACCGAAGGTTTTAGCCTATGACCGAGGGAAATCGCACCCAAGAACGAGAGGGTCGGTCAGGCCTGtttggtttaaattttaaaattacttttataattttgaacccaaaaccatttttttaaaattaaaaaaatatagaaaatgattttaaaatatttttagtatattttcacaaaaaatattttgagaacctgtttttgatttatttttagatcTTAATATCctaaaactgatattttttaggtaCATTCTTCACTAATCGTCGACATCAGTCTTaagtaccagcatttaaatattgtttttattattttaagtacaAGAAAAACGTGTGCATATCTAGGTTTTGAAGAATAGTTGGTTAAATAAAGcgtaataaaaaacaattttcaaaaaccaagactttataaaataaaaactgttTTAATGGGTACGAATGATATAACGCAAAAGCCATCTCCCGAGCATCATCAAACATCGAACCTAAAAGAGCTCTAATCAAAAATACGTTTATAAACGtataattttatagatttaaattaattattttttaaattaatttaaattttctttaattaaattttgatttaattattttaaatctaataaattatttacaacttgatcaaaattaattactttttataattaatttcaaaatatcatcaagacatattttataaatttttaaaaaaaatactattttattaaaaaaaaaatcaaacatataaacCAATGTTATTTCTTGAATTTCTTCTcatattaatcaatttattaatcaaaatattaaaatatatttttattaaattattattttttattttatcattatatattaatacttttaaatttttttatatttttctcaaaatcatctctACCACCTATTGTTATTTTCGTGTAACAATAACTATTGAAAAGGCACAAATTATGTCTTCAtatcttattaaaattacaGTCCTGCCCAATCTTTATTTACTTTATGAATTGAAACTTTTTGTTctccttaattttaaattttaaattctctaAGTATAACAATgattaaaaaagtaaattaaaataaaataaaattttatattaataaactcttaaattatTACTTCAATTTAATATCTGActctaacaattttatttatctacaaaatatatataggaCTAttgaaaagtttatttataatttttttagttaatatccTTATTTGTGccaattctttttattaaaattttttgtcTAGGAATACATCTCTAAAGTAGAGTGGATAATATCACCAAATGACCAAACTAAATACACTTAAAAAATCAATGTATATGTTCATGACCCTTGATATTTAGATTGAATGAAATGAAAGATTCTTCAactatattatttacttaagtTAAAGAAATACAGTTTTATTATGGAAATAATTTCGAAAAAAACATAcactttttaagaaaaaaaatacagaacaagtaaaattttaaaaataaataaaattgagagatactaattttttttttaaatattgatgatTCCAATATCACATACAAAGTACTCAAGAAAAAGTTGAAAAACCCatcttcaaaatttaaaataaaaaactaattatttttttttaaatagttcatatatattaaaaataaaaaaattgtttaaacgCAATAAAAATACATGATACAGGAAGGAAAAAAAAGGTcataaaacatgaaaataagataaaatacaaacaCAATAAATAACTTGTAACAATTAACTTCCGACCAACTCTATCGATTTTCCGgaacaaaaaaaccaaaaaatttatatatatatagttaaccaaaatattcttaaaacgCAGTGAGATTGAAAGCCCGTTAAGCCCAAATCGACCAGTGAAGACTGAAGAgagtgagagagaaagaaattgaGATTTGGAGGTTCTTGGTTTTGGTGATCTTTCTAATCCAATGGCGGGTTTACGACTCCCCTTCGTATCATCTCTAGCTAACGCTATTGTTTCTCTTCAAAAGGAACCCATTTCTACTCCCGCCCCATTCAAGCTCActcgaagaagaacaagaaagaatCATCTTCGCCTAAAGATTCTCAAGAAACCCCAAACCGAAATTCTCTTCCCCGAACCATTTCCCGAATCTCCCACAATCCAATTTCAAACCCCATCTCCAGATTTATCAGACCCATTTCTCGAACAGGATGCAAACCAAGGAACAACCACTGATAcccatcaacaacaacaatctCAGTATTCATCAGACCGATTTGTCGAACTCGACCCAAATGAAGGAACTACAGAAACAATCGGAGTTCCCGTCGGCGGCAGCGATGCTGGTGGTGTCAATACTACATTTTCGACGAGGTCAGTTGTTAAAGTAGGGATGTATTTAGTTGCAGCTTTTCTATTTCAAACAGTATTCGCTGTATTAGTATTCCGGCCAGATGGTTATGAACGTGATGATAGAAGATTGGATGATGTAAATGAGAAAGAAGTAGAAGGAAATTCTAGTATGGGTGTTGATGAATCTGAAATGGGAAAGAAAGTTTTTGAGATTCAAGCCATGGCTAGAGCTGCTAGAGTGAAAGAAAGATTGGAGTTTGAAAGAAATAGGGCAGACAGTGATGAAGTTATTAGAACTGGCATAGGGAAGGAGGTTGATAACAAACTGGTTAATGTAAGAACAAGATTGCAGAAAAGTCCAGTGAAGCTACCATTGTCTATGCCCGAAACTGATCAGGATCAAGAGACATCTAATTTAGGTGATTCTGAAAACTTGTTGATGTTTGAGAAAAAGTACAAGTTCAAG
Proteins encoded:
- the LOC124912873 gene encoding protein SRG1-like, translating into MAHTIKVGYIHDVQELGNSKKTAIPERFVKDIDERQSLKNVNTSLSTSIPIIDLSKLLMKVNKDEFDIELLKLVASCEEWGFFQVVNHGIDLELLDNFEKVVMDFFKLPLEEKKKYPMLPGTIQGYGQAFVFSEEQKLDWCNMFALGVIPDSIRQPHLWPHEPVTFCETLEEYSKEVRKMIQKLLGFIAMSLGLNEDTFEKMFGESVQAVRLNYYPPCPRPDLVMGLTAHSDGSALTVLQLRKDDPLGLQILKDNKWVPVHYVPGALVINVGDTIEVLSNGKYKSVEHRAVANEERDRLSLVTFYAPSYDMELGPVEELVNESMPAKYKRYNHGEYSKNYVTSKLEGKKSLDFAKIK
- the LOC124912535 gene encoding uncharacterized protein LOC124912535, with translation MAGLRLPFVSSLANAIVSLQKEPISTPAPFKLTRRRTRKNHLRLKILKKPQTEILFPEPFPESPTIQFQTPSPDLSDPFLEQDANQGTTTDTHQQQQSQYSSDRFVELDPNEGTTETIGVPVGGSDAGGVNTTFSTRSVVKVGMYLVAAFLFQTVFAVLVFRPDGYERDDRRLDDVNEKEVEGNSSMGVDESEMGKKVFEIQAMARAARVKERLEFERNRADSDEVIRTGIGKEVDNKLVNVRTRLQKSPVKLPLSMPETDQDQETSNLGDSENLLMFEKKYKFKNSSAKPDNKPLGFRGFSNNGKSGRIGDELNGSHKSRRKGKPVKPAIANRRKVEESDQMKNGIAESRKQNRELDDNKDDDLWWLKLPYVMAVFMHGREEGEGPEGLFSIKLANSSDMLSSHTVAFEDRGDAINFCYILQSFFGELNDFNADILPLPVKELEVEVKSKKMKVIVVKKGQLKLYAGQSLSEVESALHSLVK